GGCCGGACTCCCGACGGCCGCGACCCGGGGCGACGTCCGGGCCAGGATCCGCGCCCGGACGAGCAGCTCGTCGATGCCGAAGGGCTTGGTCAGGTAGTCGTCGCCGCCGCCCGTGAGTCCGGCGAGCCGGTCCTCGGGGGCGTCCCGCGCCGTGAGGAACAGCACCCGCACGTCGTCCCGGGCGTCCCGGAGTCGTTCGAGCACCTCGAACCCGTCGATGTCCGGGAGCATCACGTCGAGGACGACCACGTCGGGTCGGAAGTCCCGGGCGGCGAACAGCACGTCACGCCCGCGGTGCACGGCCCGCACCTCCCAGCCGTCACCCGCGAACGCGAGGGCGACGGCGTCCGCGAGGGCGTGCTCGTCGTCGACGACGAGGGCGCGGACGGGCGAGCCGTCGGTGCGCTGCAGCGGTTGCCCGGTCACGCCCGCGAGCCTATCCACCGCGCCCTCGTCGTCGATCACTTCGTGCTGCTCAGGTCGTAGACGGTCTGGCCGCCGACGGTCGTGGACTCGTAGTTCGCGGCGACCCACTCCTGGATGGCCGACGCCGTGGACGAACCGCCGCCCATCCCGCCGCCACCGGAGCCGGAGGAGACGT
The sequence above is a segment of the Curtobacterium sp. BH-2-1-1 genome. Coding sequences within it:
- a CDS encoding response regulator transcription factor, whose protein sequence is MTGQPLQRTDGSPVRALVVDDEHALADAVALAFAGDGWEVRAVHRGRDVLFAARDFRPDVVVLDVMLPDIDGFEVLERLRDARDDVRVLFLTARDAPEDRLAGLTGGGDDYLTKPFGIDELLVRARILARTSPRVAAVGSPAGTSVGDLRLDEDARTVTRAGEPIDLTPTEYELLRHLARNANRVLSREQLLANVWGMDFGTSSNLVDMYVSYLRKKLDAGREPMLQTVRGAGYVLRPTT